In Gemmobacter sp. 24YEA27, a genomic segment contains:
- a CDS encoding glutamine synthetase family protein → MPANLTLETLKAAFEAGEIDTVLVVAPDMQGRLMGKRFHAGFFLDSGYNETHCCNYLLALDMEMNTVPGYKSAGWSQGYGDYVMKPDLATLRRLPWLPGTAMVMCDLLDHHTHEEITISPRAILKKQVKRARAMGFEPMMATELEFYLFENSYENLRDDGFGNLRPISAYNEDYHIFQTSKEEPVMRKLRNDLYAAGIPVENTKGEADSGQGEVNYRYSDAMDTADNHTIIKQAVKEIAWTMGKSVTFMAKYQTDKAGSAAHVHQSLWTLDGKPAFFDKDADHSMSQVMRHFIAGQLEAAEEMTVFFAPYVNSYKRFCVGLFAPTKIVWSGDNRTAGFRVCGEGTKAVRVECRIPGSDVNPYVACAALLAAGLDGIERKLELEPEMTGDLYSAAGVREIPKNLRDAAAKLKSSAMLRKAFGDDVVDHYHHAAQWEISETDRMVTDFELKRLLERA, encoded by the coding sequence ATGCCCGCGAATCTTACGCTCGAAACCCTGAAAGCCGCCTTTGAAGCCGGAGAGATTGACACCGTCCTGGTCGTCGCCCCGGATATGCAGGGCCGGTTGATGGGAAAACGCTTCCATGCCGGCTTCTTCCTCGACAGCGGCTATAATGAGACGCATTGCTGCAATTATCTGCTGGCACTCGACATGGAAATGAACACCGTGCCGGGTTATAAATCCGCCGGCTGGTCGCAGGGCTATGGCGATTACGTCATGAAGCCCGATCTCGCGACCTTGCGCCGCCTGCCCTGGCTTCCCGGCACTGCGATGGTGATGTGTGATCTTCTGGATCACCACACCCATGAAGAGATCACCATCTCGCCGCGTGCGATCCTGAAGAAACAGGTAAAGCGCGCACGCGCCATGGGGTTTGAACCCATGATGGCGACCGAGCTGGAATTCTATCTTTTCGAGAACAGCTACGAAAATCTGCGCGACGATGGCTTCGGCAATCTGCGCCCGATTTCGGCCTATAATGAAGATTACCATATCTTCCAGACCTCGAAAGAAGAGCCGGTTATGCGCAAGTTGCGCAATGATCTTTATGCGGCCGGTATCCCGGTTGAAAATACCAAGGGCGAGGCCGACAGCGGTCAGGGTGAAGTGAATTACCGCTATTCCGATGCAATGGATACTGCGGACAATCACACCATCATCAAACAGGCCGTAAAAGAAATTGCCTGGACCATGGGTAAATCCGTGACCTTCATGGCGAAATATCAGACGGATAAGGCCGGCTCCGCAGCCCATGTCCACCAGTCGCTCTGGACCCTCGATGGCAAACCGGCCTTTTTCGACAAAGACGCCGATCACAGCATGTCACAGGTCATGCGCCATTTCATTGCCGGCCAATTGGAAGCGGCCGAAGAAATGACGGTGTTTTTCGCCCCCTATGTGAACAGCTATAAACGTTTCTGTGTCGGTCTCTTCGCCCCGACCAAAATCGTATGGTCCGGCGACAATCGCACTGCGGGCTTCCGCGTTTGCGGCGAGGGCACCAAGGCCGTCCGCGTCGAATGCCGTATCCCGGGTTCTGATGTGAACCCCTATGTCGCCTGCGCCGCGCTGCTCGCAGCGGGCCTTGACGGCATCGAGCGCAAGCTCGAGCTTGAGCCCGAAATGACCGGGGATCTCTACTCTGCCGCCGGCGTGCGCGAGATTCCGAAAAACCTCCGCGATGCGGCGGCAAAGCTGAAATCCTCGGCGATGCTGCGCAAGGCCTTTGGCGATGACGTGGTCGATCACTACCATCATGCAGCGCAATGGGAAATCTCTGAGACCGATCGCATGGTTACAGATTTCGAACTGAAACGGCTGCTTGAACGCGCCTGA
- a CDS encoding FAD-dependent oxidoreductase, producing MGRLSSDITIIGAGVIGLTIAARLSAEGREVTLIEPGEPGMGASYGNAGTVADYAVAPVGTPDVLRSLPSLLFDRNSPLAIRHSALLSLTPWLVKFARQCLPGPAQRNSAAIAGLLAGANPLWKALAAEAGATDLIQPRGCLYIFRQESQIGPARIEMEERRRLGVQVEMLTGGQLAGLEPGLPFHAGAAYFPQAIFLSDPGRMMQRLAALVMPRAQLIRGRIDQLRRDITGVVLNGRSDDGSPLQILSRRVVIAAGAHSRALAAQAGDRIPLETERGYHVEWDMAELPLTRPACVTERGFYLCPMQGRLRVAGTVELGGLRLPPSPHRIAKLVEGARVLFPDLPAPSRSWMGFRPSIPDSVPVIGPSKGGADVLLAFGHGHIGLTLAPKTADLITDLIQGRSPGAELTPALPSRF from the coding sequence ATGGGTCGTCTCTCCTCCGACATCACAATTATCGGCGCCGGTGTGATCGGCCTCACCATCGCCGCGCGGCTGAGCGCCGAAGGGCGCGAGGTCACCCTGATCGAGCCGGGCGAGCCGGGCATGGGCGCCTCTTATGGCAATGCCGGGACGGTGGCCGATTACGCGGTGGCGCCGGTTGGCACGCCGGATGTGCTGAGATCCCTGCCCTCGCTGCTTTTTGACCGCAATTCACCGCTGGCGATCCGCCATTCGGCCCTGCTTTCCCTGACGCCATGGCTGGTGAAATTCGCGCGCCAGTGCCTGCCCGGCCCGGCACAGCGCAATTCGGCGGCGATTGCGGGGCTGCTTGCCGGCGCCAATCCGCTGTGGAAAGCGCTGGCGGCGGAGGCGGGCGCCACCGATCTGATCCAGCCGCGCGGCTGCCTCTACATCTTCCGCCAGGAAAGCCAGATCGGGCCCGCCAGGATCGAGATGGAGGAGCGCCGCAGGCTGGGCGTTCAGGTCGAGATGCTGACCGGCGGGCAGCTCGCCGGGCTGGAACCGGGCCTGCCCTTCCATGCCGGGGCCGCCTATTTCCCACAGGCGATTTTCCTCTCGGATCCCGGGCGGATGATGCAGCGCCTTGCCGCCCTTGTGATGCCGCGCGCGCAGCTGATCCGGGGCCGCATTGACCAGCTCCGGCGCGACATCACCGGTGTCGTGCTCAATGGCCGGTCCGATGACGGCAGCCCGTTGCAGATCCTCTCGCGCCGGGTCGTCATCGCCGCCGGCGCCCATTCCCGCGCCCTCGCGGCCCAGGCCGGCGACCGGATCCCGCTGGAAACCGAACGGGGCTACCATGTCGAATGGGATATGGCCGAGCTGCCGCTCACCCGCCCTGCCTGTGTGACCGAGCGCGGCTTTTACCTGTGCCCGATGCAGGGGCGGCTGCGGGTGGCGGGCACGGTCGAGCTTGGCGGCCTCAGGCTGCCCCCCTCGCCGCATCGCATCGCGAAACTGGTCGAGGGCGCGCGGGTGCTGTTCCCCGACCTGCCCGCCCCCTCGCGCAGCTGGATGGGGTTTCGCCCTTCGATCCCCGATTCAGTGCCGGTGATCGGCCCGTCGAAAGGCGGCGCCGATGTGCTCCTGGCCTTCGGGCATGGCCATATCGGCCTGACCCTGGCGCCAAAGACCGCCGATCTGATCACCGACCTGATCCAGGGTCGCAGCCCGGGCGCGGAACTCACCCCCGCATTGCCGTCGCGATTCTAG
- a CDS encoding endonuclease/exonuclease/phosphatase family protein, with the protein MTDTSLRIASYNIRKALGTDRRRDPARVLRVIAALGADVVALQEADLRLGQRRPIFDEAEVFRRTGLHPVRFDHGRDSLGWHGNALLVSPGFRVISYSHHDLPGLEPRGLVSALLERDGRRLRVTGVHLGLLRHSRRRQLSALLDMLPEEEDTAMLIAGDFNERSLEVGLGRLSKRFRILSGGPTYHSRHPVFALDRIAISEGFTMAEASVHRSPEASRASDHLPLVADLRLSHMADGGADISQLL; encoded by the coding sequence GTGACCGACACTTCCCTGCGCATCGCCAGCTACAATATCCGCAAAGCCCTTGGCACCGACCGGCGGCGCGATCCGGCCCGGGTCTTGCGGGTGATCGCCGCGCTCGGCGCTGATGTGGTCGCGCTGCAGGAGGCCGATCTGCGCCTCGGCCAGCGGCGCCCGATCTTTGACGAGGCCGAAGTGTTTCGCCGCACCGGCCTGCATCCGGTCCGTTTTGATCATGGCCGCGACAGCCTCGGCTGGCACGGGAATGCGCTGCTGGTCTCTCCCGGGTTCAGGGTGATCTCGTACAGCCATCACGATCTGCCCGGGCTGGAGCCGCGCGGCCTTGTCTCGGCTTTGCTCGAACGCGACGGCCGGCGCCTGCGGGTCACCGGTGTGCATCTGGGCCTCTTGCGCCATTCGCGGCGCCGGCAACTCTCGGCGCTGCTGGATATGCTGCCTGAAGAAGAAGACACCGCCATGCTGATCGCCGGCGATTTCAACGAACGCTCGCTGGAAGTGGGTCTCGGGCGGCTGTCGAAACGGTTCCGGATCCTCTCCGGTGGCCCGACCTATCATTCCCGCCACCCGGTCTTTGCGCTGGACCGTATCGCGATCTCGGAGGGGTTCACCATGGCCGAGGCCTCTGTCCATCGCAGCCCCGAGGCCAGCCGCGCGTCAGATCACCTGCCCCTGGTCGCAGATTTGCGCCTGTCGCATATGGCCGACGGTGGCGCAGATATCTCTCAGCTGCTGTAA
- a CDS encoding TRAP transporter substrate-binding protein → MTTNRRKFLTSGALAAGAAALAAPAVRAQAAPIKWRMQTYAGAALGEHVCKPAIDKFNQIAAGQMEIELYYADQLVPTSELFRAMQSGTIDAVQSDDDSMQSPTEVTVFGGYFPFASRYSLDVPVLFNQYGLKQIWEEEYAKVGVKHISAGSWDPCHFATKDPINSLKDLEGKRVFTFPTAGRFLAQFGVVPMQLPWEDIQVALQTGELDGIAWSGITEDYTVGWADVTKYFLTNNISGAWIGHFFANADRWNEVPDHLKALMEVCFEQSHYYRQWWYWGGEADLRVNGPKLQLTSIPDEEWNTVEAKARDFWDEVAAESETKAKVVEIFKKYNDVMSKAGRPYRYG, encoded by the coding sequence ATGACGACGAACAGACGGAAATTCCTGACCAGCGGGGCGCTTGCCGCCGGTGCAGCCGCCCTCGCCGCCCCCGCCGTTCGCGCGCAGGCCGCGCCGATCAAATGGCGTATGCAGACCTATGCCGGTGCGGCGCTTGGCGAGCATGTCTGCAAGCCCGCGATTGACAAGTTCAACCAGATTGCTGCCGGGCAGATGGAGATCGAACTCTATTACGCCGATCAGCTGGTTCCGACCTCGGAACTGTTCCGTGCCATGCAATCGGGCACCATCGACGCCGTGCAGTCGGATGACGATTCCATGCAATCGCCGACCGAAGTGACCGTGTTCGGTGGCTATTTCCCCTTTGCCTCGCGCTATTCGCTCGATGTGCCGGTTCTGTTCAACCAATACGGGCTGAAGCAGATCTGGGAAGAGGAATATGCCAAGGTCGGCGTGAAGCATATTTCGGCCGGCTCCTGGGATCCCTGCCATTTCGCGACCAAAGATCCGATCAATTCGCTGAAGGATCTTGAGGGCAAGCGCGTCTTCACCTTCCCGACCGCCGGCCGCTTCCTCGCGCAATTCGGCGTCGTGCCGATGCAGCTGCCCTGGGAAGATATCCAGGTCGCGCTGCAAACCGGCGAGCTCGACGGCATTGCCTGGTCGGGTATCACCGAGGATTACACGGTTGGCTGGGCCGATGTGACCAAATACTTCCTGACCAACAATATCTCGGGTGCCTGGATTGGCCATTTCTTCGCCAATGCCGACCGCTGGAACGAAGTCCCTGATCATCTGAAAGCGCTGATGGAAGTTTGCTTCGAGCAATCGCATTACTACCGTCAGTGGTGGTATTGGGGTGGCGAGGCCGATCTGCGCGTCAATGGCCCGAAACTGCAGCTCACCTCGATCCCGGATGAGGAATGGAATACGGTCGAGGCGAAAGCCCGCGATTTCTGGGATGAGGTTGCTGCTGAATCCGAGACCAAAGCGAAGGTCGTCGAAATATTCAAGAAATACAACGATGTGATGTCTAAAGCCGGCCGTCCTTATCGTTACGGCTGA
- a CDS encoding phospholipase D-like domain-containing protein, translating to MYYLFEHFLIVSGVLAVASAMVLALQPRRTPQSSAAWILFIIMLPYVAVPVFLVLGFRKSGRSFPAIRFSPHPALPETEPPPLAHIFTSLGAPPAMGGNLIRLHETPEAASAALDEVILGANARLDILIYVLARDESGYRFLDLLKRKLHEGVRVRLSVDWLGSHSRPRRALREFVAAGGELRYFSPLDHLTDTAHLNLRNHRKMVIADCARAWSGGRNVGDEYLASPPGKWVDLSFTAEGPVVDSFNAVFASDWEVAGDPLSDPVPPAVAPRGEALLQLVPAGPDEPQDVLHDGLVAAIYRARHRVWIATPYFVPTDALAQALATAARSGVDVRVFLPLKSNQWTTDLARGPYIRALQPTGVGFHFFRPGMMHAKCGLIDDGCWIGSANFDVRSMLLNFELAVMAWNPATVAAISRWFDRLLPDCDDSLPTPGFFRRLTEGVFRLGAPIL from the coding sequence ATGTATTATCTGTTCGAACATTTCCTGATCGTGTCTGGCGTTCTCGCGGTTGCGAGCGCCATGGTGCTGGCGTTGCAGCCCCGCCGCACGCCGCAAAGTTCGGCCGCCTGGATCCTGTTCATCATCATGCTGCCCTATGTCGCGGTGCCGGTGTTTCTGGTTCTGGGCTTTCGCAAATCGGGCCGCAGCTTTCCTGCGATCCGCTTTTCGCCACATCCCGCCCTGCCCGAGACCGAGCCGCCACCGCTTGCGCATATCTTCACCAGTCTTGGCGCGCCGCCTGCGATGGGCGGCAATCTCATCCGCCTGCACGAGACGCCAGAGGCCGCGAGCGCCGCGCTGGACGAGGTGATCCTGGGCGCGAATGCGCGGCTGGATATCCTGATCTATGTTCTGGCCCGCGATGAAAGCGGCTACCGGTTTCTCGACCTTCTCAAGCGCAAGCTGCATGAAGGGGTCAGGGTGCGGCTCTCGGTCGACTGGCTCGGCAGCCATTCCCGCCCGCGCCGCGCGCTGCGCGAATTCGTCGCCGCCGGGGGCGAGCTGCGCTATTTCTCGCCGCTCGACCATCTGACCGACACCGCCCATCTGAACCTGCGCAATCACCGCAAGATGGTGATCGCCGATTGTGCCCGAGCCTGGTCGGGAGGGCGCAATGTCGGCGATGAATACCTCGCCTCGCCGCCCGGCAAATGGGTGGATCTGAGCTTTACCGCCGAGGGGCCGGTGGTCGACAGTTTCAACGCGGTCTTCGCCTCGGATTGGGAAGTGGCGGGCGATCCCCTGTCTGATCCGGTGCCGCCCGCCGTCGCACCTCGCGGTGAGGCGCTGTTGCAGCTGGTCCCCGCCGGGCCGGACGAGCCGCAGGATGTGCTTCACGACGGGCTGGTCGCCGCGATCTACCGCGCCCGACACCGGGTCTGGATCGCGACGCCCTATTTCGTGCCGACCGATGCGCTGGCCCAGGCGCTCGCGACGGCGGCGCGCAGCGGGGTCGATGTCCGGGTGTTTCTGCCGCTGAAGTCGAACCAATGGACCACCGATCTGGCGCGCGGCCCCTATATCCGCGCGTTGCAACCAACGGGCGTCGGCTTTCACTTTTTCCGCCCCGGGATGATGCATGCGAAATGCGGGCTGATCGACGATGGCTGCTGGATCGGATCGGCGAATTTCGACGTCCGCTCGATGCTGCTGAATTTCGAACTGGCGGTGATGGCCTGGAATCCGGCCACTGTCGCGGCCATCAGCCGCTGGTTCGACCGTTTGCTGCCCGATTGCGATGACAGCCTGCCTACCCCCGGTTTCTTCCGGCGCCTGACCGAAGGCGTCTTCCGTCTCGGAGCGCCTATATTGTGA
- a CDS encoding aldehyde dehydrogenase family protein, with protein MTPIKLISPVDGSTYVERQPLDHASAEAAVARARAAQPGWAARPLAERIALVKAGVAKLTGLKDAIVPELAAQMGRPVKFGAGEFGGVTARADYMASIAEETLAPKVVEDSDKFRRYLAREALGVIFVIAPWNYPFLTAINTIIPGLIAGNTIVLKHASQTLVAGERLAEAFHAAGIPADVFQNVVFDHAVTEKLIADRRFDFVNFTGSVNGGKAIERAAAGTFTPLGLELGGKDPGYVRADANVDAAVDTLMDGAMFNSGQCCCGIERIYVHESLYDSFVEKAVAWVNGLKLGNPNDQTTTLGPMANVRFAKVVRDQIADAIAKGAKPLVDPAQFPADDGGAYLAPQILVNVDHSMSVMTEESFGPVVGIMKVSSDEEALKLMNDSPYGLTASIWTEDYDTAAELGQQVETGTVFMNRADYLDPALCWTGTKDTGRGGSLSYLGYHSVTRPKSYHLKKV; from the coding sequence ATGACCCCGATCAAACTGATCTCGCCGGTTGACGGCTCGACTTATGTCGAGCGCCAGCCGCTCGACCACGCCAGCGCCGAGGCTGCGGTTGCCCGCGCCCGCGCGGCACAACCTGGCTGGGCCGCGCGGCCTTTGGCTGAACGCATCGCGCTGGTGAAAGCCGGCGTCGCGAAACTGACCGGGCTGAAAGACGCAATCGTGCCGGAACTCGCCGCCCAGATGGGCCGCCCGGTCAAGTTCGGCGCTGGAGAATTTGGCGGCGTCACGGCGCGCGCCGACTATATGGCGTCCATCGCAGAAGAAACGCTGGCGCCCAAAGTCGTTGAAGACAGTGACAAATTCCGCCGCTATCTCGCACGCGAAGCCCTTGGGGTGATCTTTGTCATCGCGCCCTGGAACTACCCGTTCCTGACCGCAATCAATACGATCATCCCCGGCCTGATCGCTGGCAATACCATTGTTCTGAAACATGCGAGCCAGACCCTTGTGGCAGGTGAACGTCTTGCCGAGGCGTTCCACGCCGCCGGGATTCCGGCAGATGTGTTCCAGAATGTGGTGTTCGACCACGCCGTGACCGAAAAGCTGATCGCGGATCGCAGGTTCGATTTTGTCAATTTCACCGGCTCGGTGAATGGCGGCAAGGCGATTGAACGCGCGGCGGCCGGAACCTTCACGCCGCTTGGGCTGGAGCTTGGCGGCAAAGACCCGGGCTATGTCCGCGCCGATGCCAATGTCGATGCGGCGGTCGATACGCTGATGGACGGCGCAATGTTCAATTCAGGACAGTGCTGCTGCGGGATCGAGCGGATCTATGTCCATGAATCGCTCTATGATTCCTTTGTCGAGAAAGCCGTTGCCTGGGTGAATGGCCTGAAGCTCGGCAATCCGAACGACCAGACCACCACACTTGGCCCGATGGCAAATGTCCGGTTCGCGAAAGTCGTGCGCGACCAGATCGCGGACGCCATTGCAAAAGGCGCAAAGCCGCTGGTCGATCCGGCGCAATTCCCTGCCGATGATGGCGGCGCCTATCTCGCGCCGCAGATCCTCGTCAATGTCGATCACTCCATGTCGGTAATGACTGAAGAGAGCTTTGGCCCGGTTGTCGGAATTATGAAAGTCTCCTCGGATGAGGAAGCGCTGAAGCTCATGAACGACAGCCCTTACGGCCTCACCGCGTCGATCTGGACCGAAGATTACGACACCGCTGCAGAACTGGGCCAACAGGTCGAGACCGGCACCGTTTTCATGAACCGCGCCGACTATCTCGACCCGGCTCTGTGCTGGACCGGCACCAAGGATACCGGCCGCGGCGGCTCGCTCTCCTATCTGGGTTACCATTCGGTGACCCGCCCGAAATCCTACCATCTCAAGAAGGTGTAA
- a CDS encoding sulfotransferase — translation MAETGFLSGEDPPLFSAKLYIAAMGRSGSTALSNMLTTPPKRWLLSEPWFIHGVMSKTIRARWKEFAWEDRDTDWFLPPAQRNHEGFVRRYTDFLAPHLAGLDAWGVKEVRGDFHEPTIVTIRPEKIIVLVRDIRDVIRSLLEKQSRQNTEATHGRAWIEAYLQTATLSLVSLAGMHGDRLRVCRFEELMLDPAAQRSLGDWLDWPLDGDPFAGFESFGRGYEVKRRLEGEARVLPPDAADIINDIAAGEALVAYQKCFGYSS, via the coding sequence ATGGCAGAGACCGGATTTCTGAGCGGTGAAGATCCTCCGCTTTTCAGCGCAAAGCTCTATATTGCTGCAATGGGGCGCTCGGGGAGCACAGCGCTGTCCAATATGCTGACAACGCCGCCGAAGCGTTGGCTGCTGAGTGAGCCCTGGTTCATCCATGGGGTAATGTCGAAGACCATCCGGGCGAGATGGAAAGAATTCGCTTGGGAGGACCGTGACACCGACTGGTTTTTACCGCCCGCACAGCGCAACCATGAAGGGTTTGTGAGACGCTATACCGATTTTCTGGCGCCGCATCTGGCAGGTCTCGACGCCTGGGGCGTGAAAGAGGTGCGCGGCGATTTTCATGAGCCAACCATTGTAACCATCCGACCCGAGAAGATCATCGTCCTCGTGCGCGATATACGAGATGTCATCCGCAGCCTGCTTGAAAAACAGAGCCGGCAGAATACCGAAGCCACCCATGGGCGCGCCTGGATCGAAGCCTATTTGCAGACGGCAACGCTCTCGCTGGTATCGCTTGCCGGAATGCATGGTGACCGGCTCAGAGTGTGTCGGTTCGAAGAGCTGATGCTGGATCCGGCCGCGCAACGCAGTCTCGGTGACTGGCTGGACTGGCCGCTTGATGGTGACCCTTTCGCGGGCTTCGAGAGCTTTGGACGCGGCTATGAAGTCAAGCGCAGGCTGGAGGGCGAGGCCCGCGTCCTGCCGCCCGATGCTGCCGACATCATCAATGATATCGCTGCGGGAGAGGCGCTTGTCGCCTATCAGAAGTGCTTCGGTTACAGCAGCTGA
- a CDS encoding SH3 domain-containing protein — MSIASFKNGQKPEQMSRQTRHPMLAAVLLSASLVLTGAPKSANADEATETAIETAVAATSSAAASGTAGTAPTARTVKECKPGIGCVTNLPLPRYVSLKGDQGNARRGPGLTHRIDWVFTRPGMPLRVTAEYENWRRVEDQDGAGGWVHYALLSGVRSVLITTDMAEFRDAPRTDARVSAQAEMGVVARVLQCDAEWCRISSGGERGWVQKTAIWGVDPDETIE; from the coding sequence ATGAGCATCGCATCTTTTAAGAACGGCCAGAAGCCGGAGCAGATGAGCCGCCAGACCAGACACCCGATGCTGGCGGCGGTCCTGTTGTCTGCCTCCCTCGTCCTGACCGGCGCGCCGAAAAGCGCGAATGCCGATGAAGCCACCGAAACCGCGATCGAAACCGCAGTGGCCGCCACCTCGTCCGCAGCGGCTTCGGGAACCGCTGGCACCGCCCCTACCGCGCGTACGGTCAAGGAATGCAAGCCCGGTATCGGCTGTGTCACCAATCTGCCCTTGCCGCGGTATGTGTCGCTCAAGGGCGATCAGGGCAATGCGCGGCGCGGCCCCGGGCTCACGCATCGCATCGACTGGGTGTTCACCCGGCCCGGGATGCCGCTGCGGGTGACCGCTGAATATGAGAACTGGCGTCGCGTTGAAGACCAGGACGGCGCCGGCGGCTGGGTGCATTATGCGCTGCTTTCAGGGGTACGCTCGGTGCTGATCACCACCGATATGGCCGAATTCCGCGACGCGCCGCGCACGGATGCACGGGTCAGCGCCCAGGCCGAAATGGGCGTGGTCGCGCGTGTCCTGCAATGCGACGCCGAGTGGTGCCGCATCTCGTCTGGCGGCGAGCGCGGCTGGGTGCAGAAGACTGCGATCTGGGGCGTCGACCCGGACGAAACCATCGAATAA
- a CDS encoding iron-containing alcohol dehydrogenase, whose product MSTVDKQGVPDRNWSYPTAIKFGVGRIAELAEHAKSTGMKKPLLVTDKALATLPITAQALDVLEAAGLGRAVFSEVDPNPNDKNMAEGIAVYKAGGHDGVILFGGGSALDLGKMIALMAHQRADLSVWDLEDIDDWFTRADSDKIAPMVAVPTTAGTGSEVGRAGVLTNLATHKKKIIFHPKLLPAVTICDPALTVGMPKFITAGTGMDALAHCLEAYSSPFYHPMSQGIALEGLRLVKENLVTVYNDPGNLLARGHMMSAAAMGAVAFQKGLGAIHSLSHPVGAVYGTHHGTTNAVVMPMVLDFNRPVIEDRINAASAYLGLKGFDGFRAWIMELREQLAIPANLTALGVEAARLDELTDMALEDPSCGGNPIAMTRENTRALYQACM is encoded by the coding sequence ATGTCCACCGTTGACAAACAGGGCGTTCCCGACCGCAACTGGTCTTACCCGACCGCGATCAAATTCGGCGTGGGCCGGATTGCCGAACTGGCCGAACATGCCAAATCCACCGGCATGAAAAAGCCGCTGCTGGTCACCGACAAAGCGCTCGCCACCCTGCCGATCACCGCGCAGGCGCTGGATGTGCTCGAGGCCGCCGGTCTTGGCCGCGCAGTGTTTTCCGAGGTCGACCCGAACCCGAATGACAAGAACATGGCTGAAGGCATCGCCGTCTATAAGGCCGGTGGCCATGACGGCGTGATCCTGTTCGGGGGCGGTTCGGCGCTGGATCTGGGCAAGATGATTGCGCTGATGGCGCATCAGCGCGCGGATCTTTCGGTCTGGGATCTGGAAGATATCGACGACTGGTTCACCCGCGCCGACAGCGACAAAATCGCGCCGATGGTGGCGGTTCCGACCACCGCCGGCACCGGGTCTGAGGTCGGGCGCGCCGGCGTTCTGACCAATCTCGCGACCCATAAGAAAAAGATCATCTTCCATCCGAAGCTCTTGCCGGCTGTCACCATCTGTGACCCGGCTCTGACCGTTGGCATGCCGAAATTCATCACGGCTGGCACCGGCATGGACGCGCTGGCGCATTGCCTCGAGGCCTATTCCTCGCCCTTCTACCATCCGATGAGCCAGGGGATTGCGCTGGAAGGTCTGCGGCTGGTCAAAGAGAACCTGGTCACCGTTTACAACGATCCGGGCAATCTGCTGGCGCGCGGTCATATGATGTCAGCGGCGGCGATGGGGGCGGTAGCCTTCCAGAAGGGGCTTGGCGCGATCCATTCGCTGTCGCACCCGGTTGGCGCGGTCTACGGCACCCATCACGGCACCACCAATGCCGTCGTGATGCCGATGGTTCTGGATTTCAACCGCCCGGTGATCGAAGACCGGATCAATGCCGCAAGCGCCTATCTGGGGCTTAAGGGCTTTGACGGGTTCCGCGCCTGGATCATGGAACTGCGCGAGCAACTGGCGATCCCGGCCAATCTGACCGCGTTGGGGGTCGAGGCTGCACGCCTTGACGAGCTTACCGATATGGCGCTGGAAGATCCGTCCTGCGGTGGCAATCCGATTGCCATGACGCGCGAGAATACCCGCGCGCTTTATCAGGCCTGCATGTAA
- a CDS encoding D-glycerate dehydrogenase — translation MPSPRLTVVVTRRLPEPVETRMKELFDVRLRDPDVKMTRDELLAAMQSCDVLVPTITDQIDAGLIGQAGDRLKLIANYGAGVDHIDVATARSRGILVSNTPGVVTEDTADMVMALIMAVTRRIPEGIASMASGKWEGWTPMAFLGSRLAGKRLGILGMGRIGQAVARRARAFGCQVHYHNRRRVRPEIETELEATWWESLDQMLARMDIVSINCPHTPSTFHLLNARRLKLMKPTAVVVNASRGEVIDENALTRALRAGEIAGAGLDVYERGNEINPRLREEPNVVLLPHMGSATIEGRIEMGEKVLINIKTFADGHRPPDQVVPGMM, via the coding sequence ATGCCATCGCCACGCCTGACTGTTGTCGTGACGCGACGCTTGCCAGAGCCGGTCGAGACCCGGATGAAGGAGTTGTTCGACGTCCGGCTGCGGGATCCGGATGTGAAAATGACCCGCGATGAATTGCTGGCTGCGATGCAGAGCTGCGACGTTCTGGTGCCGACGATCACCGACCAGATTGATGCAGGGCTGATCGGCCAGGCGGGGGACCGGCTGAAACTGATCGCGAATTATGGCGCAGGGGTCGATCATATCGACGTGGCCACGGCGCGCTCGCGCGGCATTCTTGTCTCGAATACCCCCGGCGTGGTGACCGAGGACACTGCCGATATGGTTATGGCGCTGATCATGGCGGTGACGCGGCGCATCCCGGAAGGCATCGCCTCTATGGCCAGTGGCAAATGGGAGGGCTGGACGCCGATGGCCTTTCTCGGCTCGCGACTTGCGGGCAAGCGCCTGGGGATTTTGGGCATGGGGCGGATCGGCCAGGCCGTGGCGCGGCGTGCCCGCGCCTTTGGCTGCCAGGTCCATTACCACAACCGCCGCCGCGTGCGCCCCGAGATCGAGACCGAGCTGGAGGCGACCTGGTGGGAAAGCCTCGACCAGATGCTCGCCCGGATGGATATTGTCTCGATCAATTGCCCGCATACGCCCTCGACCTTTCATCTGCTGAACGCGCGCCGCCTCAAGCTGATGAAGCCCACGGCGGTGGTGGTGAATGCCTCGCGCGGCGAAGTGATCGACGAGAATGCGCTGACCCGTGCGCTGCGCGCCGGCGAGATCGCGGGCGCGGGCCTTGACGTCTATGAGCGCGGCAATGAGATCAACCCGCGCCTGCGCGAAGAGCCGAATGTGGTCCTGTTGCCGCATATGGGATCGGCGACCATCGAGGGGCGGATCGAGATGGGTGAGAAAGTTCTGATCAATATCAAGACCTTCGCTGATGGTCACCGCCCGCCGGATCAGGTTGTCCCGGGGATGATGTAA